A genome region from Oryzias melastigma strain HK-1 linkage group LG12, ASM292280v2, whole genome shotgun sequence includes the following:
- the LOC112162732 gene encoding transmembrane protein 250, with protein sequence MPVIPIPRRVRSFHGPHTTCMHSACGSTHTSKLVRTKYNNFDLYLRSRCMYSFLRFLLYFGCSLLTSLLWVSLSALFFAQYVSVRVLLRLQYKLSVILLLLGHQRLDFGVFNDLIIYSMQITMFLVGGLGWCFMVFVDM encoded by the coding sequence ATGCCTGTGATCCCCATCCCACGGCGCGTGCGCAGCTTCCATGGGCCCCACACCACCTGCATGCACTCGGCCTGCGGGTCGACGCACACGTCCAAGCTAGTGCGCACCAAGTACAACAACTTCGACCTGTACCTGCGCTCGCGCTGCATGTACAGCTTCCTGCGCTTCCTGCTGTACTTCGGCTGCAGCCTGCTGACCTCTCTGCTCTGGGTGTCGCTCTCCGCCCTCTTCTTCGCGCAGTACGTCAGCGTCCGCGTCCTGCTGCGGCTGCAGTACAAACTGTCCGTCATTCTGCTCCTGCTGGGGCACCAGCGCCTGGACTTCGGGGTTTTCAACGACCTCATCATCTACAGCATGCAGATCACCATGTTTCTGGTGGGGGGGCTCGGCTGGTGCTTTATGGTGTTTGTGGACATGTAG